In Agarivorans gilvus, one genomic interval encodes:
- a CDS encoding peptidoglycan-binding domain-containing protein: MQIQGSVGAKGINSRLDVRTIQTGLNRVLFKGYSTKLTEDGLMGPHTLRVILRFQREIIRMVHPDGRIDPNGRSLKVLSSYSASAPSNTSIVSKGHSGSGRSYSAISAHGPSAAFAVNYRANAKRVLSHYTISVLKQIMMLSGVNNIAISSTWRTPDDQARIMFGDNKSAYSKGVSVEVHRGYPYKPAGKAVDKIFSDNMGKKTDAEIKQLMINEIIARLANGERTSLHCVTQSQYQSNNILDIPYSSVKDPDKAAFEEALLAYSANFNKRKHSAGSKTNYTVAQKPIANVLIERSCWHVELPQINQLLPLLP, encoded by the coding sequence ATGCAGATACAAGGAAGTGTTGGCGCGAAGGGGATTAATAGCAGGCTCGATGTGCGCACGATTCAAACCGGGCTTAACAGGGTTCTATTCAAAGGATACTCAACAAAACTCACAGAAGATGGTCTGATGGGTCCTCATACGCTAAGGGTTATCCTTAGATTCCAGCGAGAAATCATCCGTATGGTTCACCCCGATGGTCGTATTGACCCTAACGGTCGGTCCTTGAAAGTACTGAGCAGTTATTCAGCCTCGGCACCAAGTAACACCTCCATTGTGAGTAAGGGCCATTCGGGATCAGGCCGCTCGTATTCAGCGATATCAGCTCATGGTCCGAGTGCAGCCTTTGCAGTCAATTACCGTGCAAATGCGAAAAGGGTGCTTAGTCACTACACCATTAGCGTACTCAAACAGATAATGATGCTTTCAGGTGTAAATAACATTGCCATCTCTAGTACTTGGCGAACTCCGGATGATCAAGCCAGAATAATGTTTGGCGACAACAAAAGCGCATACAGCAAGGGTGTATCAGTTGAGGTTCATCGAGGCTACCCATACAAACCTGCTGGCAAAGCTGTCGATAAGATTTTCAGCGACAACATGGGTAAAAAGACGGATGCAGAAATTAAGCAATTGATGATTAATGAAATAATTGCACGACTAGCCAACGGCGAACGCACATCACTGCATTGTGTCACCCAAAGCCAATATCAGAGCAACAATATCCTAGACATTCCCTACTCCAGCGTTAAAGATCCTGACAAAGCAGCATTTGAAGAGGCTCTTCTTGCCTACAGTGCAAACTTTAATAAGCGAAAGCACTCTGCGGGTAGCAAAACAAATTACACCGTGGCGCAAAAGCCTATCGCAAACGTTTTAATTGAGCGCTCTTGCTGGCATGTGGAGCTGCCGCAAATTAATCAGCTACTGCCGTTGTTGCCTTAA
- the nadE gene encoding ammonia-dependent NAD(+) synthetase, which produces MKQAILAEMKVLPEIDPEFEVTRRIAFIKTRLQQAGLKTLILGISGGVDSTTTGRLAQLAVEQLNSETNSNDYRFIAMRLPFGEQKDEEDAQLALGFIKPSHIVTTNIKEGTEGLHSSACQSLQAAGLELPEQAAVDFAKGNVKARMRMIAQYEIAGLTGGLVIGTDHSAENLTGFYTKHGDGACDLVPIFGLNKRQVRQVAGYLGAPEKLIGKAPTADLEEDRPQLPDEVALGVSYDQIDDFLEGKPVAAEVEQKLIGIYQRTQHKRQAIPTIYD; this is translated from the coding sequence ATGAAACAGGCAATCTTGGCCGAAATGAAGGTTTTGCCAGAAATTGATCCAGAATTTGAAGTAACACGTCGAATAGCGTTTATTAAGACACGCTTACAACAGGCAGGATTGAAGACTTTAATCTTAGGCATCAGTGGTGGTGTTGACTCTACCACCACCGGCCGCTTAGCCCAGTTAGCGGTAGAGCAGTTGAATAGTGAAACTAATAGCAATGACTATCGCTTTATTGCCATGCGTTTACCTTTTGGCGAACAAAAAGATGAAGAAGATGCGCAGTTGGCCTTAGGTTTCATTAAACCCTCACATATTGTGACAACTAATATTAAAGAGGGTACCGAAGGCTTACATAGTAGTGCCTGCCAAAGCCTACAAGCTGCGGGTTTAGAACTACCCGAGCAAGCTGCCGTGGATTTTGCTAAAGGTAATGTGAAAGCCAGAATGCGGATGATTGCTCAATACGAAATTGCTGGGTTAACTGGCGGCTTAGTGATTGGTACCGACCATTCTGCGGAAAACCTCACGGGTTTTTATACTAAACATGGTGATGGGGCTTGTGATTTAGTACCAATTTTTGGTTTGAATAAACGTCAGGTTCGCCAAGTAGCAGGCTATTTGGGGGCACCAGAGAAGCTAATTGGTAAGGCTCCCACCGCCGATTTAGAAGAAGACCGCCCTCAATTACCCGATGAAGTGGCCTTAGGGGTGAGTTACGATCAAATTGATGATTTCTTGGAAGGTAAACCGGTGGCCGCCGAAGTTGAGCAGAAGTTAATTGGTATTTATCAGCGTACTCAGCATAAGCGTCAAGCCATTCCTACCATTTACGATTAA
- the pyk gene encoding pyruvate kinase: protein MLRRTKIVTTLGPATDKDDVLEQLILSGANMVRLNFSHGSAADHITRAEKVRQLAAKHKLHVAILGDLQGPKIRVSTFKDGKVELKIGERFTLDGELAKGMGDQQQVGLDYKHLPNDVAPGDTLLLDDGRIQLIVTEVQGSKVITEVSVGGILSNNKGINKLGGGLSAAALTDKDKADILTAAEIKVDYLAVSFPNSGEDMHYARRLTQQAGLATKLVAKVERAETVSSEEAMIDIIKASDAVMVARGDLGVEIGDAELVGVQKTLIRLTRKYNRAVITATQMMESMISAPMPTRAEVMDVANAVLDGTDAVMLSGETAAGQYPVETVKAMASVCLGAEKQRSINVSKYRIDETFESISETVAMSTMFAANHMRGMKAIIALTESGSTPLLMSRLSSGLPIFSLSRHASTLSRCALYRGVYPIHFEESGENIIQVSQSAIDLLKQQGYLSKGDLVILTHGDVFDQTGHTNTSKILKVN, encoded by the coding sequence ATGTTAAGACGTACTAAAATTGTCACCACCTTAGGCCCCGCCACCGACAAAGACGATGTATTAGAACAACTCATATTGAGTGGAGCCAATATGGTGCGGCTCAATTTCTCCCATGGCAGCGCCGCCGACCACATCACTCGTGCCGAAAAAGTACGCCAGTTAGCCGCTAAACATAAACTTCACGTCGCCATTCTCGGTGATTTACAGGGTCCCAAAATTCGGGTTTCCACCTTTAAAGACGGCAAAGTTGAACTCAAAATTGGCGAACGGTTTACTCTAGACGGCGAGCTAGCCAAAGGAATGGGCGACCAACAACAAGTAGGCTTGGACTACAAGCACCTGCCCAATGACGTAGCGCCAGGCGATACTCTGTTGCTCGATGATGGCCGCATTCAATTAATAGTGACCGAAGTGCAGGGAAGTAAAGTCATTACCGAGGTGAGTGTAGGCGGGATTTTATCCAATAATAAGGGCATTAATAAATTGGGTGGCGGCTTATCCGCTGCCGCTTTAACCGACAAAGACAAAGCCGACATTCTCACTGCGGCAGAAATCAAAGTTGATTATTTAGCGGTCTCTTTCCCAAATAGTGGGGAGGACATGCACTACGCTCGCCGTCTTACTCAGCAGGCGGGGCTTGCGACTAAACTGGTCGCCAAAGTAGAGCGTGCCGAAACGGTTTCCAGTGAAGAAGCGATGATAGACATAATCAAAGCCTCCGATGCGGTCATGGTGGCACGTGGTGATTTAGGGGTGGAAATTGGCGACGCCGAGCTGGTGGGCGTACAAAAAACCCTGATTAGGCTCACCCGTAAATATAACCGCGCGGTGATCACCGCCACTCAAATGATGGAGTCGATGATAAGCGCGCCCATGCCAACTCGCGCCGAGGTAATGGATGTAGCCAATGCGGTATTAGATGGCACCGATGCGGTAATGCTGTCGGGCGAAACCGCCGCGGGGCAATATCCGGTAGAAACCGTAAAAGCTATGGCCAGCGTCTGCTTAGGTGCCGAGAAGCAACGCAGTATTAATGTCTCAAAATATCGCATTGATGAAACCTTTGAGAGTATTTCGGAAACGGTGGCTATGAGCACCATGTTTGCCGCCAACCACATGCGTGGCATGAAGGCGATAATAGCCTTAACCGAATCGGGCAGTACGCCTCTATTAATGTCACGTTTAAGTAGTGGCTTACCGATTTTCTCCCTGTCTCGCCATGCCAGTACCCTGAGTCGCTGCGCCTTGTATCGCGGCGTTTACCCAATTCATTTTGAAGAGAGTGGCGAAAACATCATTCAAGTATCGCAAAGCGCCATCGACCTATTGAAACAACAAGGCTATTTAAGTAAGGGGGATTTGGTAATTCTGACTCATGGCGATGTGTTTGATCAGACCGGCCATACCAATACCAGCAAAATCTTAAAGGTGAACTAA
- a CDS encoding DUF2786 domain-containing protein, whose protein sequence is MSRQRALEKIAKCLELGNSSNVHEAAQAIRMAHRLMLKHGLEQADIELIQMGKTSSQTLLPANVNENILRIIRGINGRFGVEAVLVNHKGLKRVEFVGLAERAVFAAFAFDIIYREMNQQVGSFRNSFAGSGTDNVTVARRVSSFTAGWLEGALEKLPDLTSSGRNEHMDDYLDEMFEKLDRETFKAKIKASMGQLTPDFQTGMKKGRKLSVNRPVEGARAPHLLR, encoded by the coding sequence GTGAGTCGTCAACGTGCCTTAGAAAAAATAGCTAAGTGTTTAGAATTGGGTAACTCCTCAAATGTACATGAGGCCGCTCAAGCTATTCGCATGGCTCATCGTTTGATGCTAAAGCATGGTTTGGAGCAGGCGGATATCGAGCTTATCCAAATGGGTAAAACCTCTAGTCAAACGCTATTACCGGCTAATGTGAACGAAAATATCCTGCGTATTATTCGTGGCATTAATGGTCGTTTCGGCGTAGAAGCGGTGTTGGTTAATCATAAAGGCTTAAAGCGAGTTGAATTTGTTGGCCTAGCCGAGCGTGCGGTATTTGCCGCCTTTGCTTTTGATATTATCTACCGCGAAATGAACCAGCAGGTGGGTTCCTTTAGAAATAGCTTTGCCGGTTCCGGCACCGATAACGTTACCGTTGCTCGGCGCGTCTCTTCTTTTACCGCCGGTTGGTTAGAAGGCGCTTTAGAAAAGCTGCCAGATTTAACCAGCTCTGGGCGAAATGAGCACATGGATGACTACTTAGATGAGATGTTTGAAAAGCTCGATAGAGAAACCTTTAAGGCTAAAATAAAGGCGTCGATGGGACAATTGACGCCAGATTTCCAAACCGGCATGAAAAAAGGCCGCAAGCTGTCGGTTAATCGCCCGGTAGAAGGCGCTCGCGCCCCCCACCTATTGCGTTAA
- a CDS encoding mechanosensitive ion channel family protein, producing the protein MLKGLKLAINTLLLAVLVLLPSLATADTATNVNAASADQGQLLLEKYQRQQARIEKIQASLDELPSVEQQAISHRLLERHLHAFETIDQLAHYLIEQQAKGIEQQAMLSQIEQIINKNTQALSQALDKRQQQFNKQYAEQEQDSIKAFQLYTEHLANVDLIYSALVQQVINQQALGFAVEEDKQQLLDRLYARAEVFSGMVGLVGKKREELARLIKISQDDQSLKDQLATITEQLGVAGESFKLTVNLLSQLGFDAAFYQQTLLKLGGQITTDVLDVDVLSGIIQRWISRMSEYFIDNGGEWIFKLVLLVGIYYVFRSLSRLVRKVMTKSLDSSKLNLSSLMKEMIISSVARVVIIIGLLVALAQLGISLAPILAGLGVAGFIIGFALQDTLGNFAAGMMILVYRPYDVGDIVEVAGGVFGKVKSMNLVSTTILTFDNQTLVIPNSKIWGDVIKNVTAQRIRRVDLVFGVSYTDDIEKTEAVLQELLDKHPKVLSKPESIVKLHVLNESSVDFIVRPWVKTDDYWDVYWDITREVKMRFDKDGISIPFPQRDVHFYPATAEASQMAK; encoded by the coding sequence ATGTTAAAGGGACTTAAATTAGCTATAAACACATTGTTATTGGCGGTTTTAGTATTGCTACCGTCCTTAGCTACGGCAGACACCGCAACAAATGTAAATGCTGCCAGCGCCGACCAAGGCCAATTACTTTTAGAAAAATATCAGCGTCAGCAAGCGCGAATTGAGAAAATTCAGGCTAGTTTAGATGAGCTTCCTAGCGTAGAGCAGCAGGCTATTTCTCATCGCTTATTAGAGCGCCATTTACATGCTTTTGAAACCATTGACCAATTAGCTCACTACCTCATCGAGCAACAAGCTAAAGGCATCGAACAGCAAGCCATGTTGAGTCAGATTGAGCAAATCATAAATAAAAATACTCAAGCTCTCTCACAAGCTTTAGACAAAAGGCAGCAACAATTTAATAAGCAATATGCTGAGCAAGAACAAGACAGTATTAAAGCCTTTCAGTTGTATACAGAGCATTTAGCCAACGTAGATTTAATTTATTCGGCCTTGGTTCAGCAGGTTATCAATCAGCAAGCTCTTGGTTTTGCGGTTGAAGAAGATAAACAGCAATTGCTTGACCGCCTATATGCACGTGCCGAGGTATTTTCTGGAATGGTGGGCTTAGTCGGTAAGAAACGCGAAGAGCTGGCTAGGCTAATTAAAATCAGCCAAGATGATCAAAGCCTTAAAGACCAATTAGCCACCATTACTGAACAACTGGGCGTAGCAGGAGAAAGCTTTAAGCTCACCGTTAACTTACTCAGCCAGTTGGGTTTTGATGCGGCATTCTATCAGCAAACCTTACTAAAATTAGGTGGGCAAATAACTACCGACGTACTGGATGTGGATGTGTTAAGTGGCATTATTCAGCGTTGGATATCCCGAATGAGTGAGTATTTCATCGACAATGGTGGAGAGTGGATATTTAAGTTGGTGCTATTGGTGGGTATTTACTATGTGTTCCGTTCGCTGTCGCGTTTGGTGCGCAAGGTGATGACCAAGAGTTTAGATTCTTCTAAGTTAAATCTCTCTTCATTAATGAAGGAAATGATTATTTCCTCGGTCGCGCGGGTGGTCATCATCATTGGTCTACTGGTTGCCCTCGCCCAGCTAGGGATCTCACTGGCCCCTATCCTTGCCGGTTTGGGTGTGGCTGGTTTCATCATCGGTTTCGCTCTACAAGATACCTTGGGTAATTTTGCTGCTGGCATGATGATCTTGGTTTATCGCCCCTATGATGTGGGAGACATTGTTGAAGTGGCTGGTGGCGTATTTGGTAAGGTTAAAAGTATGAACCTTGTTTCAACCACTATTCTTACCTTCGATAACCAAACTTTAGTGATCCCCAATAGTAAAATCTGGGGCGATGTGATTAAAAACGTGACCGCACAAAGAATTCGTCGGGTGGATTTGGTGTTTGGGGTGAGTTACACCGACGATATTGAAAAAACCGAGGCGGTATTACAAGAGCTATTAGATAAGCATCCGAAAGTGCTCTCTAAACCTGAGTCTATCGTGAAGCTGCACGTACTGAATGAATCATCGGTGGATTTCATCGTGCGGCCTTGGGTTAAAACTGACGATTACTGGGATGTCTATTGGGATATTACCCGCGAAGTGAAAATGCGCTTCGATAAAGACGGGATTTCGATTCCTTTTCCGCAGCGCGATGTACATTTTTATCCGGCCACCGCAGAAGCTTCACAAATGGCTAAGTAG
- the trpB gene encoding tryptophan synthase subunit beta, producing MTKQFEHPLPNSEGYFGEYGGSFIPPELQAVMDDINQAYQDIRQDPSFVAELTRLYQHYVGRPSPIFHAQHLSEKYGCDIYLKREDLNHTGAHKINHCLGEVLLAKKMGKTKVIAETGAGQHGVALATAAALLGLECDIHMGEVDIAKEHPNVVRMRILGANVIAATHGRKTLKEAVDSAFEAYLADPHTQLYAIGSVVGPHPFPMMVRDFQSIIGIEAREQFQAMTGQLPDNLVACVGGGSNAMGLFSAFLEDDSVAMHGCEPAGRGLEQVGEHAATLSKGVPGTMHGFHSYMLKDEQGEPQEVYSVASGLDYPSVGPQHAYLKDLGRVKYGVVSDEEAIAAFFELSRLEGIIPAIESAHAVAHAINLAKQGTRGSILINLSGRGDKDIDFVVENYGKQYGIASLL from the coding sequence ATGACTAAACAGTTTGAGCATCCACTACCCAATAGTGAAGGCTACTTTGGTGAATACGGTGGAAGCTTTATTCCACCAGAACTACAAGCGGTAATGGATGATATTAATCAGGCTTACCAGGATATTCGTCAGGATCCTAGTTTTGTTGCCGAACTCACTCGTTTGTACCAGCATTATGTGGGCCGCCCTAGCCCGATTTTCCATGCGCAACATCTTTCAGAAAAATACGGTTGTGATATTTACCTTAAGCGTGAAGATCTTAACCACACGGGCGCGCACAAAATAAACCATTGTTTAGGTGAAGTCTTATTAGCTAAAAAAATGGGTAAAACCAAGGTGATTGCTGAAACTGGGGCGGGTCAACATGGGGTTGCCTTAGCTACGGCGGCGGCTTTGCTGGGTTTAGAATGCGATATTCATATGGGCGAAGTGGATATTGCTAAAGAGCATCCTAATGTGGTGAGAATGCGTATTTTAGGTGCTAATGTAATTGCTGCTACCCATGGCCGAAAAACTCTGAAAGAAGCGGTAGATAGCGCCTTTGAAGCCTACTTGGCCGATCCTCATACTCAGTTATATGCGATTGGTTCGGTAGTGGGTCCACACCCCTTCCCTATGATGGTTCGAGACTTCCAATCCATCATTGGTATAGAGGCGCGTGAGCAGTTTCAAGCGATGACCGGTCAGTTACCCGACAACCTAGTGGCTTGTGTTGGCGGTGGTTCAAATGCCATGGGCTTATTTAGTGCATTTCTAGAAGATGACAGCGTGGCCATGCATGGCTGTGAGCCGGCTGGACGCGGCCTAGAGCAAGTTGGGGAGCACGCAGCTACCTTGAGTAAGGGTGTACCAGGAACCATGCATGGTTTCCACTCTTACATGTTAAAAGATGAGCAAGGTGAGCCGCAGGAAGTATATTCAGTGGCCAGTGGTCTAGATTATCCGTCGGTGGGACCTCAGCACGCTTATCTTAAAGATTTGGGTCGAGTGAAATATGGTGTGGTGAGTGATGAAGAAGCGATTGCTGCCTTTTTCGAGCTGTCTCGCCTCGAAGGTATCATTCCTGCCATTGAGTCAGCCCATGCGGTTGCTCATGCTATTAATCTTGCCAAGCAAGGCACCCGCGGTTCTATTTTAATTAACTTGTCTGGGCGTGGTGATAAAGATATTGATTTTGTTGTAGAAAACTATGGCAAGCAATACGGTATTGCTTCCTTGTTATAA
- the glmU gene encoding bifunctional UDP-N-acetylglucosamine diphosphorylase/glucosamine-1-phosphate N-acetyltransferase GlmU, whose product MNFSVVILAAGKGTRMRSALPKVLHKLADKPMVQHVIDTAKKLQPEAIHLIYGHGGELIQQQIQDPSLNWVEQAEQLGTGHAMQQAAPHFAANQPVVMLYGDTPLITQQTIQRLLAALPEKGIALLTVNQDDPTGYGRIVRENGSVAAIVEHKDANQEQLAIREVNTGVLVANSDDLNRWLAQLTNDNAQGEYYVTDIIEMAVQEGNLVSAVQPDSIVEVQGVNDRVQLNALERAYQKGQAEELLRQGVSLADANRFDLRGELSVGSDCFIDINVLIKGKVTLGNNVTIEANVILIDCDIADNVTIKANSIIEQASLAQDASAGPFARLRPGAKLAQDAHVGNFVEMKKSTLGKGSKAGHLTYLGDTTVGEYVNIGAGTITCNYDGVNKFQTIIEDGAFIGSDTQLVAPVTVGKNATVGAGSTITSNVEPEVLAISRTKQRSISTWQRPVKKS is encoded by the coding sequence ATGAATTTCAGTGTCGTTATTTTGGCCGCCGGTAAAGGAACCCGAATGCGTTCTGCTTTACCTAAGGTTTTGCATAAATTGGCAGATAAGCCGATGGTACAACACGTAATAGATACCGCGAAAAAATTACAGCCTGAAGCGATTCATTTGATTTATGGTCATGGTGGCGAGTTAATCCAGCAGCAAATTCAAGACCCAAGCTTAAACTGGGTGGAACAAGCCGAGCAACTTGGTACCGGCCATGCCATGCAACAAGCGGCGCCGCATTTTGCCGCCAATCAGCCAGTGGTGATGTTGTATGGCGATACCCCCTTAATTACTCAGCAAACCATTCAACGCTTATTAGCCGCGCTACCAGAAAAGGGCATTGCCTTATTAACGGTGAATCAAGATGACCCTACTGGCTATGGACGAATTGTTCGCGAAAATGGCAGTGTGGCTGCGATCGTAGAACACAAAGATGCCAATCAAGAACAGCTAGCTATTCGCGAAGTGAATACCGGTGTATTGGTGGCTAATAGTGATGATTTAAATCGCTGGTTGGCTCAGCTCACCAATGACAATGCTCAAGGTGAATATTACGTTACCGACATTATCGAAATGGCAGTGCAAGAAGGTAACTTAGTGAGCGCGGTACAACCGGATTCTATCGTTGAAGTACAGGGAGTGAATGACCGAGTACAACTTAATGCTTTAGAGCGGGCTTATCAAAAAGGCCAAGCCGAAGAACTATTGCGTCAAGGGGTGAGTTTGGCCGATGCCAACCGCTTCGATTTACGTGGTGAGTTAAGTGTAGGTAGCGATTGTTTTATCGACATTAACGTCTTAATTAAAGGTAAAGTTACCCTTGGTAACAACGTAACCATTGAAGCTAATGTAATTCTGATTGATTGTGATATTGCTGATAACGTCACCATCAAAGCCAATAGCATTATCGAGCAAGCCAGCCTAGCTCAGGATGCCTCTGCTGGGCCTTTTGCTCGTTTGCGTCCGGGTGCCAAATTAGCACAAGATGCCCATGTGGGTAACTTCGTTGAAATGAAAAAATCCACTTTGGGTAAGGGCTCAAAAGCCGGCCACCTTACTTATCTTGGGGATACCACGGTGGGCGAGTACGTTAACATTGGAGCAGGCACCATTACTTGTAACTACGATGGGGTGAATAAATTTCAAACCATTATTGAAGATGGTGCCTTTATTGGCAGTGATACTCAGTTGGTGGCTCCGGTTACCGTGGGGAAAAATGCCACCGTAGGCGCCGGTTCTACCATTACCAGCAATGTTGAACCAGAGGTACTGGCGATTTCTCGAACCAAGCAGCGCAGTATAAGCACTTGGCAGCGTCCGGTAAAAAAATCTTAA
- the viaA gene encoding ATPase RavA stimulator ViaA codes for MLDSLQFGLMLAESGVLEEAVREVMLRPQLMMIAESSPGIQSSMNNQLHKWKNQIRAKLSKVTIEQKFAEEIALYQQSIELDSHAFTQGIDELLLQLSVCSEFYSQASELVAHPHHRYSPMFQSYFCNQWFDSIAQQLKQAQADEVKQHKQQLLADLYQRVETLEAMPEMTEAGNPNKMGRLWDMAAAKLTKTELNLLKQFSAFLKSHKGLQDIAEKLGRMADQVSDPNSSNAPVEEPQLVEEQLEQVTDDIVGVHEGDDLAKLLPSETLFLAYPELEVIFYKHLLDHQLMNYQMQGKQRKLRKVKTYKKAAEQALLDKGPFILAIDSSGSMQGFPEKCAKALAYGLMQIALAEQRDCYVIMFSTELITYQLTKKDGLREVLNFLSYSFHGGTDMPSALSEAIKQMHKDQYKNADLLVLSDFIAPAPPESLLAQIEQLKQQKNRFHAVNLSSYGNPQLMSIFDYLWDYTRSPIQRLFKR; via the coding sequence ATGTTAGATAGCCTTCAGTTTGGTTTAATGCTAGCTGAATCGGGGGTGCTTGAAGAAGCCGTTCGAGAAGTGATGTTGCGCCCGCAATTAATGATGATTGCCGAGTCTAGTCCCGGTATTCAAAGTTCCATGAATAACCAGCTACATAAGTGGAAAAACCAAATTCGCGCTAAGCTCAGCAAAGTCACTATTGAACAAAAATTTGCCGAAGAAATCGCCCTCTACCAGCAAAGCATTGAATTAGACAGTCACGCTTTTACTCAAGGCATCGATGAATTGCTGCTGCAGTTAAGTGTGTGTTCGGAGTTTTATTCTCAAGCCAGTGAGCTAGTGGCCCACCCCCACCACCGTTATAGTCCGATGTTTCAAAGCTATTTCTGCAATCAATGGTTTGATAGCATCGCTCAGCAGCTCAAGCAGGCTCAAGCCGATGAAGTAAAGCAACATAAGCAACAGCTATTGGCAGATCTCTACCAGCGAGTGGAGACCTTAGAAGCCATGCCCGAGATGACCGAGGCGGGTAACCCTAATAAAATGGGGCGGTTGTGGGACATGGCTGCAGCCAAGTTAACTAAGACCGAGCTTAATCTATTAAAACAATTCTCCGCTTTTCTTAAGTCGCATAAGGGCTTGCAAGATATCGCCGAAAAACTGGGGCGAATGGCCGACCAAGTGAGCGACCCCAACAGCAGTAATGCACCAGTAGAAGAACCGCAGTTGGTTGAAGAGCAATTAGAGCAAGTAACCGATGATATTGTTGGGGTACATGAGGGTGATGATTTAGCCAAATTGCTGCCTAGCGAAACGTTATTTTTGGCCTATCCCGAATTAGAGGTGATTTTTTACAAACACCTGCTCGATCATCAATTAATGAATTACCAAATGCAGGGAAAGCAGCGTAAATTACGCAAGGTTAAAACCTATAAGAAAGCCGCCGAACAAGCCTTACTCGATAAAGGGCCGTTTATTTTAGCCATTGATAGCTCTGGCTCGATGCAGGGATTTCCGGAAAAATGCGCTAAGGCTCTCGCCTACGGTTTAATGCAAATTGCTTTGGCCGAACAGCGAGATTGCTATGTGATTATGTTTTCCACCGAGTTAATTACTTACCAACTCACCAAAAAAGATGGCTTGCGTGAAGTGCTTAATTTTCTTTCTTATAGCTTTCATGGCGGCACTGATATGCCGTCGGCCTTAAGCGAAGCGATTAAGCAGATGCACAAGGATCAATATAAAAATGCCGACCTATTGGTTCTATCGGATTTTATTGCCCCCGCTCCCCCAGAAAGTTTGTTGGCGCAAATCGAGCAGTTAAAACAACAAAAAAACCGTTTCCATGCGGTCAACTTGTCGAGCTACGGTAATCCTCAATTAATGAGTATTTTTGACTATTTATGGGATTACACCCGCTCGCCCATTCAACGTTTATTCAAACGCTAA